Proteins found in one Sporosarcina sp. FSL K6-3457 genomic segment:
- a CDS encoding ABC transporter permease produces the protein MESPTIKTNKKKSLLRRYFKQWDLQLMVIPGLLFVFVFNYIPMYGVLMAFQDYNIFKGMAGSEWVGLKHFKLFFSDARFFEIMRNTVVISGLKILIGFPAPIILALMLNEVRKMMFKRVVQTITYLPHFLSWVIVAGFATSILATESGSLNILLEQLRLIDEPINFLSIGEYFWAIIISTNLWKSIGFASIVYIAAIAGVDPQLYEAASLDGASKFKQMYLITIPSIMPIIVIFFILEVGNLLSAGFEDLLLLGSNPILRPVSDVIDTYVYRVGISNSLYSYATAVGLFKAVISVILLTVANQIARRSGNSLW, from the coding sequence ATGGAGTCTCCTACTATAAAAACAAACAAAAAAAAGAGTCTTCTTCGACGATATTTCAAGCAGTGGGATCTTCAGTTGATGGTTATACCGGGTTTATTGTTTGTATTCGTTTTCAACTATATCCCTATGTACGGTGTGTTGATGGCCTTTCAAGACTACAATATTTTTAAAGGCATGGCAGGAAGTGAATGGGTAGGGTTAAAGCATTTTAAATTGTTCTTTAGCGATGCAAGGTTTTTTGAAATAATGAGAAACACTGTTGTTATTAGTGGATTAAAGATATTAATAGGTTTTCCAGCTCCAATTATTCTAGCGCTCATGTTGAATGAGGTTAGGAAGATGATGTTCAAAAGAGTCGTTCAGACCATCACATATTTGCCGCATTTCTTGTCATGGGTTATTGTAGCGGGTTTTGCCACATCGATTCTAGCAACGGAAAGCGGAAGTTTAAACATCCTGCTTGAGCAGTTAAGATTGATTGATGAACCGATTAACTTCTTGTCCATTGGAGAATACTTTTGGGCGATTATCATTTCTACTAATCTTTGGAAGTCAATTGGTTTTGCCTCTATTGTATACATAGCGGCTATTGCTGGTGTGGATCCACAGCTTTATGAGGCCGCCTCCTTAGATGGAGCAAGTAAATTTAAACAAATGTACTTGATTACGATCCCTTCTATTATGCCAATTATCGTGATATTTTTTATCCTAGAAGTCGGTAATTTATTGAGTGCTGGATTTGAAGATCTACTGTTATTGGGATCCAATCCTATATTACGGCCAGTATCAGATGTAATTGACACGTATGTATACCGAGTGGGAATCAGTAATTCCCTCTACTCTTATGCAACGGCAGTTGGGCTATTTAAGGCAGTTATCAGCGTCATTTTATTGACAGTAGCCAATCAAATTGCTCGTAGGAGTGGTAATAGTTTATGGTGA
- a CDS encoding carbohydrate ABC transporter permease, giving the protein MNKLTFGDKVMATIIYTALALLAFVSFYPFWNSLVISFNSGQDTMLGGLTFWPRDFTLANYELVFKDKRLVNAFFISVMRTGVGTVLSVMATAILAYGLSKKELIGRKYFMIFLIITMFFSGGLIPSFLLIRSLGLMDSFWVMIIPTLISVWNMIIFRTFFSQLPAGLEESAKMDGCGYWATFFRIVLPLSGPVIATLALFTAVFHWNDWFLPSIYITSENLIPIQTLLQKVLNANTVSQSMGQLDAGAAAHMSRLTTVTGKSLSMAIMMVATIPIILVYPFVQKYFVKGVLIGSLKE; this is encoded by the coding sequence GTGAATAAATTAACATTCGGTGATAAAGTGATGGCTACCATTATTTATACAGCGTTGGCATTACTAGCATTTGTGTCTTTTTATCCGTTTTGGAACTCACTTGTGATTTCATTTAATAGTGGACAGGATACAATGCTTGGCGGTCTAACCTTTTGGCCAAGAGATTTTACGTTAGCAAACTATGAACTTGTTTTTAAAGATAAAAGACTTGTGAACGCTTTCTTTATTTCTGTGATGAGAACAGGAGTGGGTACAGTACTTTCTGTTATGGCCACTGCGATTTTAGCTTATGGGCTGTCCAAAAAAGAGTTAATTGGTCGCAAGTACTTTATGATCTTTTTAATTATTACGATGTTCTTTAGCGGGGGATTGATTCCAAGTTTCTTGCTTATTCGCTCATTAGGTCTTATGGATTCGTTTTGGGTAATGATTATTCCTACATTGATTTCTGTGTGGAATATGATTATTTTTAGAACATTTTTTTCACAGTTACCTGCTGGGCTGGAGGAGTCGGCGAAGATGGACGGCTGTGGGTATTGGGCGACCTTTTTCAGGATTGTTCTTCCGCTTTCAGGTCCGGTCATCGCAACGTTGGCACTCTTTACCGCGGTATTCCATTGGAATGACTGGTTCTTGCCAAGTATCTATATAACATCGGAGAATTTGATTCCAATTCAAACATTATTACAAAAAGTGTTGAATGCAAACACTGTCAGTCAATCGATGGGGCAGCTTGATGCAGGTGCGGCGGCACATATGTCTCGATTGACAACGGTTACAGGAAAGTCTTTATCGATGGCGATTATGATGGTAGCCACGATTCCAATTATTTTGGTCTATCCTTTTGTCCAGAAGTACTTTGTTAAAGGTGTGTTGATTGGTTCACTTAAGGAATAA
- a CDS encoding extracellular solute-binding protein gives MTKKFWMLFASLLLVLGVVAGCSSDAGNEEETDKEKPKDEESSTDGETAATPFVLGDEQLDITMFGNYDWYTMPPWGEDISTAWIKENKKVNVTAIDGGGNAAQRLSTMIAGNSLPDFIWLDKGADVERLRQGGVLVPFDDYLDKYTNLRDWFGEEGLNMLRSEDGKLYQFPNWYNSKPFGNAGYVVHKGIYEELGSPKLETTDDLYAYLTLVKEKFPDVTPFETHVDNQGVSVLYSAFKEGHSPGDIRRHAVQEGDKLTSIFESKEYLETMQYASKLFREKLITQDALTQDLDMVTAKVTGGKVAVYASASPTELSAQGHYNMIKEDPNSGYFYIWPIAKEGVNKDNVYPGDFSMMGWNVSVITTAAKDPEKVFAFLDWLTGPEGQSSLIFGPEGKYWDGFDGEGMPQFTGDYVSDAEGVAKVDGDTGNFQWNGNSNFLDTAKAKFTASLPLEERRWDTHWQYEITWKTQLNGTEFENINPLPDSEEGRIQQSINEIAEETRAQALYAKSDEEVAAILAAAAQNANTLGHKQLLEFQTEKWQANLAKMKQ, from the coding sequence ATGACGAAAAAGTTTTGGATGTTATTTGCATCATTGTTGCTAGTGCTTGGCGTAGTAGCAGGATGCTCTAGCGATGCTGGAAATGAAGAGGAAACGGATAAGGAAAAGCCGAAGGACGAAGAATCATCCACTGATGGTGAAACTGCAGCTACGCCGTTTGTACTCGGAGATGAGCAGTTGGATATCACGATGTTTGGTAATTATGACTGGTATACAATGCCGCCGTGGGGAGAGGACATCTCTACAGCTTGGATTAAAGAAAACAAAAAGGTCAATGTAACTGCAATTGATGGTGGTGGGAATGCTGCACAACGTCTGAGTACTATGATTGCAGGTAACAGCTTACCGGATTTTATTTGGCTAGATAAAGGTGCCGATGTGGAGAGGTTGCGTCAAGGTGGTGTGTTAGTCCCTTTCGATGATTACTTGGATAAGTATACAAACTTAAGAGATTGGTTCGGTGAAGAAGGACTGAACATGCTTCGTTCTGAAGATGGCAAGCTCTATCAGTTCCCTAACTGGTATAACTCGAAGCCTTTTGGTAATGCTGGTTACGTGGTGCACAAAGGTATTTATGAAGAGTTGGGCTCACCGAAACTTGAAACGACTGATGATTTATATGCTTATTTAACGCTAGTAAAAGAGAAGTTTCCGGATGTAACACCATTTGAAACACATGTGGATAATCAAGGTGTTAGCGTCTTGTATTCTGCATTTAAAGAAGGGCATTCGCCAGGAGATATTCGTAGGCATGCGGTGCAAGAAGGGGATAAGCTTACTTCTATTTTCGAAAGCAAAGAATACTTGGAAACAATGCAATATGCTAGCAAGTTGTTCCGTGAAAAGTTAATTACTCAAGATGCGTTGACACAGGACCTTGATATGGTAACAGCAAAAGTTACAGGTGGGAAAGTGGCTGTTTATGCTTCTGCTAGCCCGACTGAGTTGTCTGCACAAGGACATTACAATATGATTAAAGAAGATCCAAACAGTGGTTATTTCTATATTTGGCCGATTGCAAAAGAAGGCGTAAATAAAGACAATGTCTACCCTGGTGATTTTAGTATGATGGGTTGGAACGTTAGTGTAATTACGACGGCTGCAAAAGATCCTGAAAAAGTATTCGCATTCTTGGATTGGTTGACAGGTCCTGAAGGGCAGTCATCGTTGATCTTTGGTCCAGAGGGTAAATATTGGGATGGCTTTGATGGAGAGGGAATGCCTCAATTCACAGGGGACTATGTTTCTGACGCGGAGGGTGTTGCTAAAGTTGATGGTGACACGGGTAACTTCCAGTGGAACGGAAATTCAAACTTCTTAGATACGGCTAAAGCAAAGTTTACAGCTTCACTACCTTTGGAAGAGCGTCGTTGGGATACACATTGGCAGTATGAAATAACATGGAAAACACAATTAAACGGTACAGAGTTTGAAAATATTAATCCACTTCCAGATTCAGAGGAAGGAAGAATTCAACAAAGTATTAATGAAATTGCTGAAGAAACGAGAGCGCAGGCACTCTATGCGAAAAGTGATGAAGAAGTAGCAGCGATTTTAGCTGCGGCAGCACAAAATGCCAATACTCTTGGCCACAAGCAACTATTGGAATTCCAAACAGAAAAATGGCAAGCGAACTTAGCGAAAATGAAACAATAA
- a CDS encoding GntR family transcriptional regulator — MIDKNSPIPIYYQLEQNIKTQIEKELLKPGDLLPSEREYGEKYEISRITVRQAITNLVNERILYRVKGKGTFVMEQKLEQGLQGLTSFTEDMKARGMTAGVILLSFNIVPADKSLAEQLGIESQALVYEIKRIRLAEGTPMALERTYISTEKVVGLNEEAVKNSLYEYIEKTLQLKIASGVQLIEAAIANEEEVLHLQIEKGSPILLMQRLTTLDDGTIFEVVKSSYRADCYQFKVDLNRL, encoded by the coding sequence ATGATTGATAAAAACTCCCCAATACCAATATATTACCAATTAGAACAGAATATCAAAACGCAAATAGAAAAAGAACTTCTAAAACCAGGAGACTTGCTTCCGTCAGAACGGGAATACGGTGAGAAATATGAAATAAGTAGAATAACGGTTAGACAGGCAATCACAAACCTAGTCAACGAAAGGATACTTTACCGCGTAAAAGGGAAAGGAACCTTCGTGATGGAACAGAAATTGGAACAGGGATTGCAAGGCTTGACCAGTTTTACGGAGGATATGAAAGCTAGAGGTATGACGGCTGGAGTTATTTTACTCAGTTTTAATATAGTTCCTGCGGATAAAAGTTTGGCAGAACAGCTGGGGATTGAGAGTCAGGCCCTTGTGTACGAGATAAAACGAATTCGTCTTGCGGAAGGAACACCGATGGCGTTGGAACGGACTTATATCTCTACAGAGAAAGTTGTAGGGCTCAATGAAGAGGCTGTGAAAAACTCGCTGTATGAGTATATAGAAAAAACGCTACAATTAAAAATAGCTTCCGGCGTACAATTGATAGAAGCCGCAATTGCTAATGAAGAGGAGGTTCTGCATTTGCAAATTGAGAAGGGTTCCCCTATTCTCTTAATGCAGAGACTTACAACCCTCGATGACGGTACAATCTTTGAGGTCGTTAAGTCTTCCTACCGCGCGGACTGTTACCAATTCAAGGTTGATCTTAATAGACTCTGA
- the modA gene encoding molybdate ABC transporter substrate-binding protein, which translates to MKKRVWLLVVSCLLLVLAGCSAGKADKSAEPVELMVSAAASLTDALTDMKTSFEKEHENIIVTFNFGSSGKLVQQIEQGAPSDVFLSASSKDMNTLDEGALLVEGTRIDFTANELVLITNKDESLTVDSFEDIDPSTIAHFAIGEPESVPVGRYTKEVLENIGLWESLQDKMVLGSDVRQVLTHVEMGNADLGVVYSSDAKISDKVKVLASASAEWHGPIVYPGAVVSETKHPEEAKAFLAYLTGDEGKEVLKKYGFK; encoded by the coding sequence TTGAAAAAAAGAGTATGGCTTTTGGTAGTTAGTTGTTTGCTATTGGTGTTGGCAGGTTGTTCTGCTGGGAAGGCGGATAAGTCAGCTGAACCGGTTGAACTAATGGTATCGGCTGCTGCCAGTTTGACGGATGCTTTAACTGATATGAAAACTAGCTTTGAAAAAGAGCATGAAAATATTATAGTAACTTTTAACTTTGGTAGCTCAGGAAAGCTAGTGCAGCAAATTGAACAAGGTGCTCCGTCGGACGTGTTCTTATCTGCAAGTTCAAAAGATATGAATACATTGGATGAAGGGGCGTTGTTAGTAGAAGGAACACGTATTGATTTTACGGCGAATGAACTGGTGTTGATTACAAATAAAGACGAATCATTAACTGTGGATTCGTTTGAAGATATCGATCCGTCAACGATTGCGCATTTTGCTATTGGAGAGCCAGAAAGTGTGCCGGTTGGACGCTATACAAAAGAAGTGTTAGAGAATATTGGCCTATGGGAGTCATTGCAGGATAAGATGGTGTTAGGCTCAGACGTACGCCAAGTATTGACGCATGTGGAAATGGGCAATGCGGATTTAGGCGTGGTTTATTCAAGTGATGCGAAGATTTCGGACAAGGTAAAAGTATTGGCTTCAGCTAGTGCCGAATGGCATGGGCCGATAGTCTATCCTGGAGCGGTTGTTTCAGAAACTAAACATCCTGAAGAAGCTAAGGCGTTTTTGGCATACTTAACAGGTGATGAAGGAAAAGAAGTTTTGAAAAAATACGGCTTTAAGTAA
- the modB gene encoding molybdate ABC transporter permease subunit: MTDYTPLMLSLKIAGISTVIVFITGVFFAHLFSRKQFFGKSIIESLFLLPLVLPPTVVGFGLLILFGKKGWIGSWLIEWFDIQIVFTWIGAVIASVVVSFPLMYQSASAAFDSLDRRMENAARTMGASEWKVFRTITFPLAWPGLLAGLVLSFARGLGEFGATLMLAGYIPGKTDTIPMAIYFAVESGQMEKATFWVVIIVALGFSTIMWLNWWSRRNMQRYKNGHT; encoded by the coding sequence ATGACTGACTACACACCATTGATGTTATCGTTAAAAATAGCGGGGATTTCTACTGTTATTGTTTTCATAACGGGTGTGTTTTTTGCTCATCTATTTTCGAGAAAACAATTTTTCGGGAAAAGTATTATCGAATCGTTGTTTCTATTACCGCTAGTGCTACCGCCAACAGTTGTTGGTTTTGGCTTGTTAATTCTTTTTGGCAAAAAAGGATGGATAGGTAGTTGGCTAATTGAGTGGTTTGATATTCAGATTGTGTTTACGTGGATTGGTGCGGTTATTGCTTCGGTTGTTGTTTCTTTTCCGTTGATGTATCAAAGTGCTAGCGCGGCATTTGATAGTTTGGATAGGCGGATGGAAAATGCGGCTCGGACGATGGGGGCTTCAGAGTGGAAGGTGTTTAGGACGATTACCTTTCCGCTCGCCTGGCCAGGATTGCTTGCGGGCTTGGTGCTGTCTTTCGCACGTGGGCTTGGTGAATTTGGTGCGACATTGATGTTAGCTGGTTATATTCCGGGCAAGACAGATACGATTCCGATGGCTATTTACTTTGCGGTGGAATCGGGTCAAATGGAAAAGGCTACTTTTTGGGTTGTCATTATCGTAGCACTCGGCTTTAGTACGATTATGTGGTTGAATTGGTGGAGCAGGCGCAATATGCAGCGGTATAAAAATGGACATACATAA
- a CDS encoding ATP-binding cassette domain-containing protein, translating into MLDVRIQKALAHFSVDVHLKVEDEIVVLVGPSGSGKTTILNVIAGLDQPDEGLVTLNEQVYFQGKGQSLSPQKRNVGYLFQDYALFPHMTVEKNISYGVKNKMALSRSDQLLSVLGIGHLVKKYPHQISGGEKQRVALARALATEPSVLLLDEPLSALDRETRMECQDELLRLHEMWKIPFIIVTHDMDEAEKLGDRILFLEQGIIKESRT; encoded by the coding sequence ATGTTAGACGTGCGAATTCAGAAAGCATTGGCGCATTTTTCGGTGGATGTTCATTTGAAAGTGGAGGATGAAATTGTTGTTTTGGTAGGTCCTTCGGGGTCAGGGAAAACGACGATTTTGAATGTCATTGCCGGGCTTGATCAGCCAGATGAGGGCTTGGTTACGTTAAATGAGCAAGTGTATTTTCAAGGGAAGGGTCAGTCACTGTCGCCGCAAAAGAGGAATGTTGGGTATCTATTCCAGGATTATGCACTATTTCCGCATATGACGGTGGAAAAAAATATTAGCTATGGCGTTAAAAATAAAATGGCGCTGTCGCGCAGTGACCAATTGCTTAGTGTGTTAGGGATTGGGCATTTAGTCAAAAAATATCCCCACCAAATTTCTGGCGGGGAGAAGCAACGCGTCGCATTAGCGCGTGCATTGGCCACGGAACCCTCTGTATTATTGTTGGATGAGCCGTTGTCTGCTTTGGATCGTGAAACACGTATGGAGTGTCAGGACGAGCTATTGAGACTCCATGAAATGTGGAAAATTCCGTTTATTATTGTGACGCACGATATGGATGAAGCTGAAAAGCTAGGTGATCGCATTCTATTCCTTGAACAAGGGATCATTAAGGAGTCTCGTACATAA
- a CDS encoding helix-turn-helix transcriptional regulator encodes MNDTISYTTEEIAHILKVSKLTVYDLIKKGVLPSYRVGRQIRVDAHDLDAYKEQMKSGHVAMKPAPPMTDSPEPASSSLRQIIISGQDISLDILANYLEKSSTTIRPLRSYTGSLNSLVAMYQGKADVVSTHLFDGDTDTYNLPYIRRILVGHSYIVLHLLSRREGFYVAKGNPKNIQTWADFLAPGVTMVNREKGSGARVLIDEQLRLSGIAPHTVKGYDTEESSHIGVASKVVSGQADVGVGIEKAARLVDVDFIPIIQEHYDLVIMKTPQNTALIELLQNIVQSESFQNELEAIGGYDLSQTGKIMYETP; translated from the coding sequence ATGAATGACACTATTTCCTATACAACTGAAGAAATTGCCCATATTTTAAAAGTATCGAAATTGACCGTTTATGATTTGATCAAAAAAGGGGTGTTGCCTTCCTACCGTGTCGGGCGACAAATACGTGTTGACGCCCATGACCTCGATGCTTATAAAGAACAAATGAAAAGCGGACATGTAGCTATGAAACCAGCGCCACCAATGACTGATAGCCCTGAACCAGCTTCCAGTTCACTTAGACAAATTATCATTAGTGGGCAGGATATTAGCTTAGATATTCTAGCCAACTATCTCGAAAAAAGCTCAACAACCATCCGTCCCCTACGTTCCTATACTGGTAGCTTGAACAGCCTAGTCGCCATGTATCAAGGGAAAGCAGACGTTGTGAGCACACACTTATTTGATGGGGATACAGACACCTATAACCTTCCCTATATCCGCAGAATTTTAGTCGGACATTCCTATATCGTTCTCCATCTCCTATCGCGCCGGGAAGGCTTTTATGTCGCGAAAGGCAACCCGAAAAACATTCAAACCTGGGCTGACTTTCTTGCACCAGGCGTTACAATGGTGAATCGCGAAAAAGGGTCGGGCGCGCGGGTGTTAATTGATGAGCAATTACGACTGTCAGGCATCGCCCCCCATACAGTCAAAGGCTATGACACGGAGGAATCGAGCCATATCGGAGTAGCAAGTAAGGTAGTTAGCGGTCAAGCTGATGTAGGCGTAGGCATTGAAAAAGCCGCCCGCCTCGTTGACGTCGACTTTATCCCCATTATTCAAGAGCATTATGACTTAGTCATTATGAAGACACCGCAAAACACTGCGCTCATCGAGCTATTGCAAAACATCGTGCAATCGGAGTCCTTCCAAAATGAGCTCGAAGCTATTGGCGGCTATGATTTATCACAGACAGGGAAAATTATGTACGAGACTCCTTAA
- a CDS encoding rhodanese-like domain-containing protein: MKEITTTELQQLLDQGEQLNLVDVREADEVAQGMIPGAVHIPLGEVVERLDELDKAKSYILICRSGGRSGRASEFLDGEGYDVTNMVGGMLEWAGATE; the protein is encoded by the coding sequence ATGAAAGAAATTACGACGACTGAATTACAGCAATTGTTGGACCAAGGAGAGCAACTCAACTTGGTGGACGTACGCGAGGCGGATGAAGTAGCGCAAGGAATGATTCCAGGTGCGGTCCATATTCCTTTAGGGGAAGTAGTAGAGCGTTTGGATGAGTTAGACAAAGCGAAGTCTTATATTTTAATATGCCGTTCTGGTGGACGCAGTGGGCGTGCTTCGGAATTTTTAGATGGGGAAGGCTACGATGTTACAAATATGGTCGGCGGTATGCTGGAATGGGCAGGAGCAACTGAATAA
- a CDS encoding N-acetylmuramoyl-L-alanine amidase: MKRWFVIGLLFVCSLGVVLYGVKASDRNFFMPEDLSGVKIVVDPGHGGLDGGASSGDVVERDITLSIAHGLKKRLEKKGATVIMTRMKDGDALAEHAPEEKFTTTRERKVADLKLRERIAIDENPDMFISVHVNAIPQEKWRGSQVFYHPEGHVGGKLLAESIQESFRGGLKNTERKAMAIKDVYLLKKVPMPSVLVETGFLSNPEERSLLTDPAYQNKVADAILQGIIDFHQLEEE; the protein is encoded by the coding sequence ATGAAGCGATGGTTTGTCATTGGTTTACTTTTTGTTTGTTCACTAGGAGTCGTCCTCTATGGTGTCAAGGCGTCGGATCGAAACTTTTTCATGCCAGAAGATCTAAGTGGTGTGAAAATCGTTGTGGATCCTGGTCATGGCGGATTGGATGGTGGGGCTTCTTCGGGGGACGTTGTGGAACGTGATATTACACTAAGTATTGCACATGGGCTGAAGAAGCGGCTTGAAAAGAAAGGTGCAACCGTCATTATGACAAGGATGAAAGACGGAGATGCATTGGCAGAGCATGCTCCTGAAGAGAAGTTTACAACAACGCGTGAACGGAAGGTAGCTGATTTAAAGCTAAGAGAGAGGATTGCGATTGATGAAAATCCAGATATGTTCATTAGTGTGCATGTCAATGCTATACCTCAAGAGAAATGGCGTGGGTCACAAGTTTTTTATCATCCGGAGGGGCATGTGGGTGGTAAATTGCTGGCAGAGTCCATACAGGAGTCTTTTCGTGGGGGGTTAAAAAATACGGAACGTAAGGCGATGGCTATTAAAGATGTCTATTTGTTAAAGAAAGTGCCGATGCCTTCTGTATTGGTTGAAACAGGTTTCCTATCCAACCCGGAGGAGCGCAGTTTACTGACGGATCCAGCCTACCAAAATAAAGTAGCGGATGCCATTTTACAAGGGATTATTGACTTTCATCAACTGGAAGAAGAATGA
- a CDS encoding Mrp/NBP35 family ATP-binding protein, whose amino-acid sequence MINEQTVRELLGQLKDPFLHKTLEETKGITEVSIKPEKNHVSVKVAIAKVNTAEQMPLQMKVVELLKGAGADSVGIRFEELSREVLEQFRGTATEAEAQDLLSPLSDVDFISVASGKGGVGKSTVSVNLAVALARLGKKVGLIDADIYGFSVPDMMGVTELPVVRGDRIIPVERLGVKVISMGFFVEDNAPVVWRGPMLGKALDQFFRDVEWGDLDYLLLDLPPGTGDVALDIHQMIPTSKEIVVTTPHPTAAFVAARAGAMALQTDHELLGVVENMSWFESKTSGEREFVFGQGGGVKLAEELRTELLGQIPLGQPDWNDDDFAPSVYADDHPIGQIYTGIAKNIINKTAK is encoded by the coding sequence TTGATTAATGAGCAAACTGTACGTGAATTGTTAGGTCAGTTGAAGGATCCGTTTTTACATAAAACGCTTGAAGAGACAAAAGGAATTACCGAAGTATCCATCAAGCCAGAGAAAAACCATGTAAGCGTAAAAGTAGCGATTGCAAAAGTGAATACGGCAGAACAGATGCCACTTCAGATGAAAGTTGTTGAGTTATTGAAGGGCGCAGGGGCAGATTCTGTAGGGATCCGTTTTGAGGAATTATCGAGAGAAGTACTTGAACAATTTCGTGGGACAGCGACAGAAGCTGAGGCGCAAGATCTGTTATCTCCGCTAAGTGATGTCGATTTTATATCTGTCGCATCTGGTAAAGGTGGCGTCGGTAAATCAACTGTGTCGGTTAACCTTGCGGTGGCGCTTGCACGTCTTGGTAAAAAAGTCGGGCTCATCGATGCAGATATTTACGGATTTAGTGTGCCGGATATGATGGGCGTGACGGAATTACCAGTCGTTCGTGGAGATCGGATTATTCCTGTTGAGCGTCTCGGTGTAAAAGTGATTTCAATGGGCTTTTTCGTTGAAGATAATGCACCTGTTGTCTGGCGTGGTCCAATGCTTGGGAAAGCGCTTGACCAATTCTTCCGTGATGTCGAGTGGGGCGATTTAGACTATCTTCTACTTGATTTACCACCAGGCACGGGTGATGTTGCGCTCGATATCCATCAAATGATTCCAACATCGAAAGAAATTGTTGTGACAACCCCACATCCAACGGCTGCATTTGTCGCAGCGCGTGCGGGAGCAATGGCGCTTCAGACGGACCATGAACTGCTTGGCGTAGTTGAAAACATGTCTTGGTTTGAGTCGAAAACGTCTGGAGAACGCGAATTTGTCTTTGGGCAAGGCGGCGGCGTTAAGTTAGCGGAAGAACTTCGTACAGAGTTACTTGGACAGATTCCACTGGGGCAACCTGATTGGAATGATGATGATTTTGCGCCATCCGTTTATGCGGATGATCATCCGATTGGTCAGATTTATACAGGGATTGCAAAAAATATTATTAATAAGACAGCAAAATAA
- the gerD gene encoding spore germination lipoprotein GerD: MKKKYFHFLLLVLLLTGCGIQQSSPTYDELKKMMTDTLQTEDGKKAIKQMLADPEFKELLILDQPEVKKSIEDTLLSKKGEEFWKKTFEDPKFTETIAKSMKEQQQEIMKLLMDDSSFQKELEEFFGQPDMQKQLETVMQSGNMKKHLEKVVGETISSPLLQTKWQDLILKAGEVKPAEGNGGGEQGGSESSGGNKEGSGSGGGDK; encoded by the coding sequence ATGAAAAAAAAGTATTTTCACTTTTTGTTACTGGTCCTTCTGTTAACCGGATGTGGGATACAACAATCTAGTCCTACATACGACGAACTAAAAAAGATGATGACGGACACCTTACAAACTGAAGATGGCAAAAAAGCCATCAAACAAATGTTGGCAGACCCCGAGTTTAAGGAACTCCTTATCTTGGATCAACCCGAGGTAAAAAAATCAATTGAAGATACCCTATTATCCAAAAAGGGAGAAGAATTTTGGAAAAAAACGTTTGAAGACCCAAAATTCACAGAAACCATTGCCAAAAGCATGAAAGAACAACAGCAGGAGATTATGAAGTTGCTGATGGATGATTCTTCATTCCAAAAAGAACTGGAGGAATTTTTCGGCCAGCCCGATATGCAAAAACAACTGGAAACGGTTATGCAGTCAGGAAATATGAAAAAACATCTTGAAAAGGTTGTTGGAGAAACTATTAGTAGCCCACTTTTGCAAACAAAATGGCAGGATCTTATTTTGAAAGCCGGAGAGGTCAAACCGGCGGAAGGCAATGGTGGTGGTGAACAAGGCGGAAGCGAGTCTTCAGGTGGAAATAAAGAAGGGAGCGGCAGTGGCGGAGGAGACAAATAG